DNA from Polyangiaceae bacterium:
CCCAAGCTGGTTCCCAGACCTGGCCTAGAAGTGCCGGACGAACTATCGCGATTGATCGAACGGCTCATGTCCGCCGACCCGGCCGCTCGACCTCGGTTCGCGGCCGACGTGCGGCGCGACCTCGCGGAAGTTTGGCGCGTTCTCGAGCGCCGCGGGCTGATTCCCGCGGATCGATTGCCCTCCGCAGCGCGAAGCGGCGCTATCCCGCGCGACGAAGGTCGGCAGCCGACTACGCCCAAGCGCAGCTCTTGGGAGGAATCCGGCGACCCCTTGCCGTCAGCGACGGAAGTGCCCTTCGAGGTCCCGGCCCCCGCCTTCTTGGAGAACTCCACGGCGCTCCTCCAACTCAGAGCGGTCCCCCTCGTGGCCCGTGACGCCGAGCGGGCGTTGATCTCGGCGACCTTCGCAGACGCGATCGTCTCTCGCACACCTCGATTGCTGATCCTGAGTGGCGAGGCTGGCGTGGGCAAGAGTCGTCTCGCACGTTGGGCGCTCGCGGAGGTCGAGCGTGTCGGGCTCATGGTCGGCACGGCGGCAGCTTACGACGTGTCGGGCACGACGGACGGTTTGCGACAACTCCTGGCGCGCCTATTGGGCCCGTCCATGCCGCGGGACAGTGCGGGGCTGCCTCGCTCATGGGCGCGGTGGCGGTTCGTCGAGTCCGGTGTCGATGCTGCCAGGCTGACGGAGTTCGTGTTCCCCAAAGGACAAGCCAACCAGTCTGTGGCAACGCGCGCGAACTTGGCGGCGGACGCTGTGATCCAAGCCAGTCACATCGTTCCTGTCTATCTCTGGCTCGACGACGTGGGGTGGGCGCGCGACGGCACTCAGGAGTTCGTCGAGCGCTTGCTCGAGCGACAGGCCGCACGCCTCGCTTTGATCGCCACGATGCGCTCGGGGACCAGCGAACATCCACGCGTCAAGGTATGGCTCGATCGCGTCGCAAGCCACAAGCGCACGGCGACCCGCACCCTCACGCGACTCGACGCTGAAGCGCGAGCACAGCTAGTCGGCGCGTCTGCGCCAATCGACGCCGCAACCTGCGAAACGCTTGCCGCCGAATTCGACGACACGCCCTACGCCGTCGTCCAGCGCGTCTACGACTTGATCGCATCCGGCGCTTTGCGACCCGGCGACACCGGATTCCACCTGCGGGCTTCTCCCAGCGGCACCGAACACATGGACCTTGCGACCAGCCCGCAGCTGGAAGAAGAGTCCCTCGCTCGCTTCTTCCGCAGCTTTGGCCCTAGCGCGCTCGCTGCGGAGGCCGTGCTTATCCGCTGCGCGCTGCTCGGTGCGCGATTCACCGAGGCGGAGCTGCGAGGCACGACGAACTCGGAATCGGAGCGGCGAGCCATCCCAGCCGTGATCGGCCAGGGCCTGCTACACGGCATTTTGCGACTCGATCCGGATCTAGAGAATCGCTTCGAACACGACGTGCTTCGGGTAGCGGTCCTGCAGCGCCTCGACAAGCGGGCAGATCGAGTGCGCCTGCTCACCGAGGTGGGCAACGGCATCCTCGAAACCCGTGGCGCGCAGCGCTGGGAAGCAAGGGTTGCTGCAGCCCAGCTGCTGGCGCCCGCTGGCGAGATCGACCGAGCCCTCGAACTGTTCGCGGGCGCAGCCAACGACTTGGCACGACTAGCGTCCGCCGCCGAAGCGTACGAGATCATGGCCCAAGCCCGGGCGTGGGTAGAAAGCGCTTCGACGGACCGCCGACGGGTTCGACTGCTGCTCGCCGAGTCGGTGGTGCCCTACCACCTGCGCGACTACGATCGCGCGCTGGCGCTGACTCTCGACGCGGAGCGCTGTGCTCGCGCAGTTGGCGATCCCCAGGAACTTGCGCATTGCCGCGCAGAACTCGCGGACATCTACTTCTACCAGGGCGCACTGGCCGCGTCGGAAAGGCTGGCGAGGAGTGCCCTCGAGGCGTGCCGAGTTGGCAACCCGGATCATGCGAGCATGGGCTGCGACTCCGCCTTCCGCTTGGCAGAGCTGTCCTTCTTGCGAGGCGCGACGGACGTCGCAAGAGAACTCTACGACCTCGCTTTGGCCTACGCCCGCACCGACCCTGCCGAAGGCGTCGGCA
Protein-coding regions in this window:
- a CDS encoding serine/threonine-protein kinase, producing the protein MAQTSPAYVVDALIGAGGAGRVYSATHRPSGRRVALKTLRTLENRSSIFGALMREAAAAAQLCHPNIVALLDAVVHGERPFLVFELVEGTSLKPWVAEFPGWPALARAMDELLDALATAHAAGIVHGDLKPGNLLTSAGGQLKITDFGMAAVFDPLLDASDRARGGTPRYMAPEQLDRHAQLGPWTDQYAVGAILFELLSGRPTLDAKQADWRSQKHGPPPKLVPRPGLEVPDELSRLIERLMSADPAARPRFAADVRRDLAEVWRVLERRGLIPADRLPSAARSGAIPRDEGRQPTTPKRSSWEESGDPLPSATEVPFEVPAPAFLENSTALLQLRAVPLVARDAERALISATFADAIVSRTPRLLILSGEAGVGKSRLARWALAEVERVGLMVGTAAAYDVSGTTDGLRQLLARLLGPSMPRDSAGLPRSWARWRFVESGVDAARLTEFVFPKGQANQSVATRANLAADAVIQASHIVPVYLWLDDVGWARDGTQEFVERLLERQAARLALIATMRSGTSEHPRVKVWLDRVASHKRTATRTLTRLDAEARAQLVGASAPIDAATCETLAAEFDDTPYAVVQRVYDLIASGALRPGDTGFHLRASPSGTEHMDLATSPQLEEESLARFFRSFGPSALAAEAVLIRCALLGARFTEAELRGTTNSESERRAIPAVIGQGLLHGILRLDPDLENRFEHDVLRVAVLQRLDKRADRVRLLTEVGNGILETRGAQRWEARVAAAQLLAPAGEIDRALELFAGAANDLARLASAAEAYEIMAQARAWVESASTDRRRVRLLLAESVVPYHLRDYDRALALTLDAERCARAVGDPQELAHCRAELADIYFYQGALAASERLARSALEACRVGNPDHASMGCDSAFRLAELSFLRGATDVARELYDLALAYARTDPAEGVGSGGFSQLVVIVELALLDLALAVGALDDAASRFERLREPALDPRHAIWLELYQDAELRYRAALGVAHEERGRIEARLAELESRADRWRLTATHLLSCLAATERAEVSEIERHVQRFLAAFADCPHEKPFTFWALRTLVGRLSDRGATSSSEAVSALLEELVASVARGFSRDAGSSGA